One window of Arthrobacter oryzae genomic DNA carries:
- a CDS encoding amino acid permease, with product MEQQTKTSARALGAALKPRQLTMMGLGSAIGAGLFIGSGAGIQAAGPAVLISYLVAGTLIILVMWALGEMAAANPDSGAFSVYTAKAYGPVAGATVGWLWWIQLVVVIAAEALGAAGLLATIFPALPVWLMAFVFIVVLTAVNLTSVKNFGEFEFWFALLKVAAIVAFLAVGAALLFGWLPGVQSPGLSNFMGDGFAPSGFAGIATALFVVAFAFGGTEIVSVAAAETAEPARSVKKAVRTVLWRILVFYIGAIFIIAAVVPVGSAGLKSPFAAVLDAAGMPGAATAITLVAVAALLSALNANLYGASRMAYSLAERGEAPRLLASVSKARVPVVAVLASVAFGVVTVVLELAFPEMVLPVLLNIVGSTCLLVWTSALVAQLALRLRADREGTELPLRMPGFPWLTVFGLVILAAIFTVGFIGEDSRPQLLSTFGLVAVLAVGCWMNNRNRKASPVVESSDGAKQPVLID from the coding sequence ATGGAACAACAGACAAAGACGTCTGCCCGCGCCCTCGGCGCGGCCCTTAAACCCCGCCAGCTCACCATGATGGGCCTGGGAAGCGCCATCGGCGCCGGTCTGTTCATCGGCTCCGGCGCGGGCATCCAGGCTGCCGGCCCGGCGGTGCTGATCTCCTACCTCGTGGCCGGCACGCTCATCATCCTGGTGATGTGGGCGCTCGGCGAGATGGCCGCCGCCAATCCGGACAGCGGGGCCTTCTCCGTCTATACCGCTAAGGCCTACGGGCCGGTGGCCGGTGCCACGGTGGGCTGGCTGTGGTGGATTCAGCTGGTCGTCGTGATCGCGGCCGAGGCGCTGGGTGCGGCGGGCCTGCTGGCCACCATCTTCCCGGCCCTGCCGGTGTGGCTGATGGCTTTCGTGTTCATCGTGGTGCTCACCGCCGTGAACCTCACCAGCGTGAAGAACTTCGGCGAGTTCGAGTTCTGGTTCGCGCTGCTGAAGGTGGCGGCAATCGTGGCGTTCCTGGCTGTGGGCGCTGCCCTGCTCTTCGGCTGGCTGCCGGGCGTGCAGTCGCCGGGTCTGTCCAACTTCATGGGCGACGGCTTTGCCCCGAGTGGTTTCGCCGGGATTGCCACGGCACTGTTCGTGGTGGCGTTTGCGTTCGGCGGCACCGAGATCGTCTCCGTGGCGGCAGCTGAGACCGCGGAGCCGGCCCGTAGCGTGAAGAAGGCAGTCCGGACTGTGCTGTGGCGCATCCTGGTGTTCTACATCGGTGCCATCTTCATCATCGCTGCTGTTGTTCCCGTGGGTTCGGCGGGGCTGAAGAGCCCGTTCGCCGCGGTGCTGGATGCGGCCGGCATGCCCGGTGCAGCCACCGCCATCACGCTGGTGGCTGTTGCCGCACTGCTCTCCGCCCTCAACGCCAATCTCTACGGTGCGTCACGGATGGCGTACTCCCTCGCGGAGCGGGGTGAGGCACCACGCCTGCTTGCCTCGGTGTCCAAGGCGCGTGTGCCGGTTGTCGCAGTCCTGGCCAGCGTCGCCTTCGGCGTTGTCACGGTTGTGCTGGAGCTGGCCTTCCCCGAGATGGTCCTTCCCGTCCTGCTCAACATTGTGGGCTCGACCTGCCTGCTGGTATGGACGTCTGCACTCGTCGCCCAGCTCGCGCTGCGCCTCCGCGCCGACCGCGAGGGGACGGAGCTTCCCCTGCGGATGCCCGGCTTCCCGTGGCTCACGGTGTTTGGTCTGGTCATCCTCGCTGCTATCTTCACGGTGGGGTTCATCGGCGAGGACTCGCGTCCCCAGCTCCTGAGCACTTTCGGGCTTGTGGCGGTTCTCGCGGTGGGGTGCTGGATGAACAACCGGAACCGGAAGGCTTCGCCGGTTGTCGAATCTTCGGATGGTGCCAAGCAGCCGGTGCTCATCGACTAG